In the genome of Chloroflexota bacterium, the window GCAGCTCCGCTGCGCCGCCGCCACCACCCACCGTTGAGCCCCCTTCGGGGGATGAGGGCCGTTTTCCCTCGGTCGATGATCAGGGGAATCCCTTGCGCCGGGCGACACGCGGGGTGTTCCTACCACCCCGATTTCCATCACTGACTTTGAAAAAGCCCTGGCGGCGAGGTGGACCCAATCAAAACGGCCGGGGCCAGGTGCTCCCTGACTCCGGCCGTCCATGATCGCTTCGGTATGGGGAGTGGTGAGAGGGTCAGCTCTCCCTGACGCGCGGGCGGAACTTGTACCCGTACAGGATCTGTCCCTCAGGACCCTCGTCCCTCAGTTTTCGCGTGACCATCTCCACCGGCATGCCGATTCGGACCTCCTCCGGGCGCACGTCGGTGAGCTGTGCGGTCACCATGGGGCCCTCCTCCAGCTCTATGAGCGCGACCGTGTAGGGGACGTACTCCTCGAACCCCTCTGGGGCGTCGTACATCGTCGAAAAGGAGAAGACCTCTCCCCGCCCGCTCAATGTCTGCACGGTCTGCGCCGGCTCCGTGCAGT includes:
- a CDS encoding Zn-ribbon domain-containing OB-fold protein, with translation MHIAREWRVRRQRYRLVGEVCDQCGRTLFPPRDTCPHCTEPAQTVQTLSGRGEVFSFSTMYDAPEGFEEYVPYTVALIELEEGPMVTAQLTDVRPEEVRIGMPVEMVTRKLRDEGPEGQILYGYKFRPRVRES